GGCGGGCAGCGACGCCAAGGAGTCCGCCACCGCCGAGTCGCTGCGGGCGCTGGGGGCGACCGTGCACATCGGGCACGACGCCCGGCACCTGGCCGACGACGCGTCCTGTGTGGTCGTCTCCAGTGCCATCCGCGCCGACAACCCGGAGCTGCTCCGGGCGAACGAGCTGGCCGCCCCGGTGGTCCACCGCTCCGACGCGCTCGCCTCCCTGATGAACGGCCTGCGCGCCATCGCGGTGGCCGGCACCCACGGCAAGACCACCACCACCTCCATGCTCGCCGTCGCCCTCTCCTCGCTGAGCCTGGCCCCCTCGTACGCCATCGGCGGCGACCTGGAGGGCCCCGGCACCAACGCCACGCACGGCGAAGGCGACATCTTCGTCGCGGAGGCGGACGAGAGCGACCGCAGCTTCCAGAAGTACGACCCCGAGGTCGCGATCGTCCTCAACGTGGAGCTGGACCACCACGCGAACTACGCCTCGATGGACGAGATCTACGACTCCTTCGAGACCTTCGTCGGCAAGGTCGTCCCCGGCGGCACCCTGGTCATCTCCGCCGACCAGCCCGGCGCGGTGGAGCTGACCCGCCGGGTGCGCGACCTCGCCGACCTCAAGGTCGTCACATACGGCTCCGCCGAGGACGCCGACGTACGCGTGCACAAGGTCACCCCGCGCGGCCTGACCAGCGAGGTCACGGTCCTGCTGAACGGTAGGTTCCTCACGTTCACCGTCTCGGTCCCCGGCGCCCACTACGCCCACAACGCGGTCGCCGCCCTCGCCGCCGGGGTCGCCCTCGGTATCCCGGCGCACAACCTCGCCTCGGCGCTCGGCAGCTACACCGGGGTCAAGCGCCGCCTCCAGCTCAAGGGCGAGGCGGCGGGTGTGCAGGTCATCGACTCGTACGCGCACCACCCCACCGAGATGACCGCCGACCTGGAGGCCATGCGCGGCGCCGCCGCCGACGCCCGCATCCTGGTCGTCTTCCAGCCGCACCTGTTCTCCCGTACGCAGGAGCTGGGCACCGAGATGGGCCAGGCCCTCGCGCTGGCCGACGCCTCCGTGGTCCTGGACATCTACCCGGCCCGCGAGGACCCGATCCCGGGCATCACCAGCGCCCTGATCATCGACGCGGCGAAGGCGGCGGGCGCCGAGGTCACCGCCGTCCACGACCAGGGGGACGTGCCCGCCGCCGTCGCGGGAATGGCGAAGCCGGGCGATCTCGTTCTCACCATGGGAGCGGGCGATGTCACCGACCTCGGCCCGCGCATCCTGGACCACCTGTCGAACGACCGGTAGTCGAGCGACCACCGATCGAACGGCAACCGGTCGTCGAACGACGACCGATCGAACGACGACCCGTCGAACCGAGGGAGCGAGCCGTGCCGTACGACGTCGAGAAGCCGGACGAGCAGTGGCGGGCGGAGCTGTCCCCCGCCGAGTACCAGGTCCTGCGCCAGGCCGGCACCGAGCCCGCCTTCCGTGGGGAGTACACCGACACCAGGACGGCGGGCGTCTACTCCTGCCGCGCCTGCGGGGCGGAGCTGTTCCGCTCCGACACCAAGTTCGAGTCGCACTGCGGCTGGCCGTCCTTCTACGACCCGAAGGACACCGACGCGGTCGAGCTGATCGAGGACCGCACCCACGGCATGGTCCGTACCGAGGTGCGCTGCGCCCGCTGCGGCTCGCACCTGGGCCATGTCTTCGAGGGCGAGGGCTATCCGACCCCGACGGACCAGCGCTACTGCATCAACTCGATCTCGCTGACCCTGGCGCCGGACGAGAGCTGAGCCGCACGCGGACGGAACGCGAAGATGCCCGCACAGGGGGACCTGTGCGGGCATCTTCGCGTTCTCCTACCGGCACCACTCCGGCCGTGGACCGGAGCGGCCGGGGTCACCGGCGTCCGCGAAGCCGTCCGAAGAGGCTGCGGGCCTGGGCGCGCTTACGGGGGTCGGCCGCGGCGCGCCGGGCCGAATCGATGGTCCGCCGCCCCTGGGGGCTGCGGGTGAAGCGGGTGATGCGATCGAGCAGACGGGACATGATTCCTCCTCGCGGGGCCTGCCTCCCGCCTACCCCGTAATCGCCCAGCCGCACGCCCTCGGTGACCGCGTCTTCACCGAGGGGCACCTCACTCCTGGCCGGGGTCCTTGGCCG
This DNA window, taken from Streptomyces griseus subsp. griseus, encodes the following:
- the murC gene encoding UDP-N-acetylmuramate--L-alanine ligase produces the protein MAPGIPAAMERPHFIGIGGAGMSGIAKILAQRGAKVAGSDAKESATAESLRALGATVHIGHDARHLADDASCVVVSSAIRADNPELLRANELAAPVVHRSDALASLMNGLRAIAVAGTHGKTTTTSMLAVALSSLSLAPSYAIGGDLEGPGTNATHGEGDIFVAEADESDRSFQKYDPEVAIVLNVELDHHANYASMDEIYDSFETFVGKVVPGGTLVISADQPGAVELTRRVRDLADLKVVTYGSAEDADVRVHKVTPRGLTSEVTVLLNGRFLTFTVSVPGAHYAHNAVAALAAGVALGIPAHNLASALGSYTGVKRRLQLKGEAAGVQVIDSYAHHPTEMTADLEAMRGAAADARILVVFQPHLFSRTQELGTEMGQALALADASVVLDIYPAREDPIPGITSALIIDAAKAAGAEVTAVHDQGDVPAAVAGMAKPGDLVLTMGAGDVTDLGPRILDHLSNDR
- the msrB gene encoding peptide-methionine (R)-S-oxide reductase MsrB, yielding MPYDVEKPDEQWRAELSPAEYQVLRQAGTEPAFRGEYTDTRTAGVYSCRACGAELFRSDTKFESHCGWPSFYDPKDTDAVELIEDRTHGMVRTEVRCARCGSHLGHVFEGEGYPTPTDQRYCINSISLTLAPDES